The following proteins are co-located in the Hypanus sabinus isolate sHypSab1 chromosome 28, sHypSab1.hap1, whole genome shotgun sequence genome:
- the polr2m gene encoding protein GRINL1A, translating into MWGRPLGRGRGELGGMSKGELEELLRRQLKLKANKKFIQNLPDKGKRINEFIQKLETAIAYHEEVEQMAEALSAVKLEFQMKQDVAEIFANESVTSTQTAGQVVSNKSVQKDTSALSKIDVKGGVKKEISEVCIENQEPSPERATALEREQAICHTAKAAVKNENSLDNQNTKQEVNKHTDLQIATNVIGTDFDKTADLISDKFGAIFLMENEHSKVQKKIPEEPTIADNMKLNDNPFWTLHHQMKKTPHYIDVLQQRAINPVVKKAQFKTNCPLSGSPGSSPDQSPGRSELKLSPAERRLRNQKHLDDITAARLPPLYHSPAQLLSVEESAKLQMAQKEKYESAQAKFAAERLTQRANIKVVTFDLEHEATPIHQGYRDPGDSSSSEDDLT; encoded by the exons gAAATTTATTCAGAACTTGCCAGACAAGGGTAAACGAATCAATGAGTTCATACAAAAACTTGAGACTGCAATTGCTTACCATGAGGAAGTGGAACAGATGGCAGAAGCACTTTCAGCAGTTAAACTGGAATTTCAGATGAAGCAGGACGTGGCAGAGATCTTTGCTAATGAGAGTGTAACATCAACTCAAACTGCAGGGCAGGTTGTTAGCAATAAATCGGTGCAGAAAGATACGAGTGCTTTGTCAAAGATAGATGTTAAAGGAGGTGTTAAGAAAGAGATTTCTGAAGTATGTATTGAGAATCAAGAACCAAGTCCTGAGAGAGCCACAGCATTAGAGCGAGAGCAAGCAATCTGTCACACGGCTAAGGCAGCTGTGAAAAATGAGAACTCTCTTGACAACCAGAACACCAAGCAGGAAGTAAACAAACACACCGATCTGCAAATTGCCACAAATGTAATCGGAACAGATTTTGACAAAACAGCTGATTTGATTAGTGATAAATTTGGTGCTATCTTCCTAATGGAAAATGAGCACAGCAAGGTGCAGAAGAAAATACCTGAAGAACCAACCATAGCTGACAATATGAAATTAAACGACAATCCCTTTTGGACTCTACACCACCAAATGAAGAAAACTCCTCATTATATTGATGTACTGCAGCAAAGAGCTATAAAtccagtggtgaagaaagcacaatTTAAAACTAACTG CCCATTATCTGGATCCCCTGGTTCATCTCCAGACCAGTCACCTGGCAGATCTGAGTTGAAGCTTTCTCCTGCAGAACGGAGATTGAGAAACCAGAAACACCTTGATGACATCACAGCAGCTAGACTACCCCCACTTTACCATTCTCCTGCTCAACTATTGTCTGTTGAAGAATCTGCCAAATTGCAAATGGCTCAAAAGGAGAAATATGAG TCTGCACAGGCCAAGTTTGCTGCAGAGAGACTAACACAAAGAGCGAATATTAAAGTAGTGACCTTTGATCTGGAACATGAAGCTACTCCAATACATCAAGGATATAGGGATCCAGGAGACAGCAGTTCTTCAGAAGATGATCTAACATGA